Proteins encoded by one window of Arabidopsis thaliana chromosome 2, partial sequence:
- a CDS encoding Major facilitator superfamily protein, with the protein MVYFVQGVLGLARLAVSFYLKDDLHLDPAETAVITGLSSLPWLVKPLYGFISDSVPLFGYRRRSYLVLSGLLGAFSWSLMAGFVDSKYSAAFCILLGSLSVAFSDVVVDSMVVERARGESQSVSGSLQSLCWGSSAFGGIVSSYFSGSLVESYGVRFVFGVTALLPLITSAVAVLVNEQRVVRPASGQKENITLLSPGFLQTSKQNMIQLWGAIKQPNVFLPTLFIFLWQATPHSDSAMFYFTTNKLGFTPEFLGRVKLVTSIASLLGVGLYNGFLKTVPLRKIFLVTTIFGTGLGMTQVILVSGFNRQLGISDEWFAIGDSLILTVLAQASFMPVLVLAARLCPEGMEATLFATLMSISNGGSVLGGLMGAGLTQAFGITRDSFGNLSTLIILCNLSSLLPLPLLGLLPRDSPDTLTKDDADVEMKSN; encoded by the exons ATGGTGTATTTTGTTCAAGGTGTTTTAGGACTCGCTAGGCTCGCTGTTAGTTTCTATTTAAAAGATGACTTGCATCTTGATCCTGCTGAG ACAGCTGTGATAACGGGTCTTTCTTCATTGCCGTGGCTTGTTAAGCCTCTCTATGGTTTTATCAG TGATTCAGTGCCTCTATTTGGTTATCGAAGGAGGTCATATCTAGTTCTCTCGGGACTTCTTGGTGCATTTTCTTGGAGTTTGATGGCTGGTTTTGTTGACAGTAAATATAGTGCTGCTTTTTGTATACTTCTCGGTTCCCTCTCTGTCGCCTTTTCTGATGTT GTAGTAGACTCAATGGTAGTGGAACGGGCTCGTGGTGAGTCACAAAGCGTGTCAGGATCGCTGCAGTCTTTGTGCTGGGGATCCTCAGCTTTTGGTGGAATTGTGAGTTCCTACTTTAGCGGCTCCCTGGTGGAGTCATATGGTGTGAG GTTTGTATTTGGGGTGACAGCTTTACTACCCTTGATAACTTCAGCAGTTGCTGTTCTCGTGAATGAACAACGTGTGGTCAGACCAGCATCAGGGCAGAAAGAGAATATAACGCTGCTCAGTCCTGGTTTTCTTCAGACCTCAAAGCAGAACATGATTCAGCTATGGGGTGCCATTAAGCAACCGAATGTTTTTCTCCCCACCTTATTTATATTCTTATGGCAAGCCACACCACACTCAGATTCTGCAATGTTTTACTTCAC AACGAACAAACTCGGTTTTACCCCGGAGTTTCTGGGACGAGTTAAACTTGTGACCTCAATTGCCTCATTGCTTGGAGTAGGACTGTACAATGGATTCCTGAAGACTGTTCCATTGAGAAAAATCTTTCTCGTGACGACAATTTTTGGCACGGGTCTTGGGATGACTCAG GTTATCCTCGTGTCAGGTTTTAACAGACAGTTGGGGATTAGCGACGAATGGTTTGCTATAGGAGACTCTCTAATCCTAACAGTCCTTGCTCAG GCTTCATTCATGCCGGTTCTTGTGTTAGCAGCGAGATTATGTCCAGAAGGAATGGAAGCAACTCTGTTCGCTACACTCATGTCAATCTCTAACGGAGGCAGTGTTCTAGGTGGGCTTATGGGTGCAGGACTGACTCAAGCATTCGGCATTACAAGAGACAGTTTTGGTAACTTATCAACACTTATTATCCTCTGCAATCTTAGCTCATTGCTCCCTCTGCCTCTTCTCGGTCTTTTACCGCGAGATTCTCCAGATACTCTTACTAAAGATGACGCAGACGTTGAGATGAAGTCCAAttaa
- a CDS encoding Acyl-CoA N-acyltransferases (NAT) superfamily protein (Acyl-CoA N-acyltransferases (NAT) superfamily protein; FUNCTIONS IN: N-acetyltransferase activity; INVOLVED IN: response to abscisic acid stimulus, metabolic process; LOCATED IN: cellular_component unknown; EXPRESSED IN: stem, cotyledon, hypocotyl, root, stamen; EXPRESSED DURING: 4 anthesis, petal differentiation and expansion stage; CONTAINS InterPro DOMAIN/s: GCN5-related N-acetyltransferase, C-terminal (InterPro:IPR022610), GCN5-related N-acetyltransferase (InterPro:IPR000182), Acyl-CoA N-acyltransferase (InterPro:IPR016181); BEST Arabidopsis thaliana protein match is: Acyl-CoA N-acyltransferases (NAT) superfamily protein (TAIR:AT2G32030.1); Has 10365 Blast hits to 10343 proteins in 1759 species: Archae - 92; Bacteria - 9493; Metazoa - 1; Fungi - 147; Plants - 128; Viruses - 3; Other Eukaryotes - 501 (source: NCBI BLink).), which translates to MEMDSEETNPIMSSSPPGRISLRPMTLSDVDDYMVWATDPKVARFCTWEPCTSRDEAIKYITDRVLTHPWLRAICLEDDRPIGYILIMAVDNIRKEIGYVLARKYWGKGFATEAVRLVTAEVFEEFPEIERLEALVDVDNVGSQRVLEKVGFTREGVMRKFICIKGSVRDTVMFSFLSTDTLK; encoded by the coding sequence ATGGAGATGGACTCAGAAGAAACTAATCCAATAATGAGCTCTTCGCCTCCGGGAAGAATATCTCTCCGGCCGATGACTCTTTCCGACGTCGATGACTACATGGTTTGGGCCACAGATCCTAAAGTGGCTCGATTTTGCACTTGGGAGCCTTGCACGAGCCGAGACGAAGCTATCAAATACATAACCGATCGTGTCCTGACACACCCTTGGCTCCGAGCCATCTGCTTAGAAGACGACCGTCCAATCGGCTACATCTTGATCATGGCGGTTGATAACATCAGAAAAGAGATTGGTTATGTCCTAGCGAGAAAGTATTGGGGAAAAGGGTTTGCCACGGAAGCAGTGAGGCTAGTGACCGCGGAGGTATTCGAGGAATTTCCAGAGATTGAAAGGCTTGAGGCACTTGTTGATGTGGACAATGTTGGATCTCAAAGGGTTCTTGAAAAAGTTGGGTTTACTAGAGAAGGTGTGATGAGGAAGTTTATATGTATCAAGGGAAGTGTAAGAGACACTGTTATGTTTAGTTTCTTGTCTACTGATACTTTGAAGTaa
- a CDS encoding cell cycle control-like protein (DUF572) (Family of unknown function (DUF572); FUNCTIONS IN: molecular_function unknown; INVOLVED IN: biological_process unknown; LOCATED IN: cellular_component unknown; EXPRESSED IN: cultured cell, stamen; EXPRESSED DURING: 4 anthesis; CONTAINS InterPro DOMAIN/s: Protein of unknown function DUF572 (InterPro:IPR007590); BEST Arabidopsis thaliana protein match is: Family of unknown function (DUF572) (TAIR:AT3G43250.1); Has 773 Blast hits to 767 proteins in 201 species: Archae - 0; Bacteria - 1; Metazoa - 301; Fungi - 208; Plants - 117; Viruses - 0; Other Eukaryotes - 146 (source: NCBI BLink).), with amino-acid sequence MGERKGLNKYYPPNFDPKQIPRIRKPKNQQRKIRSMVPLRIRCNTCGNYMSEGTKINCREENVIGETYLGIKIHRFYFKCSKCCTELILKTDPKNSSYVAESGATCVYDQHEEEEQAEDGGDRMSSLEKRTLVSKREVDVMAALDEMKSMKSRRVSVSVDSMLEDLSKRHKEEEEVAKEEDAALIKSTKFGKQRRIVDEETDEMEKTKKVRMEAVDEKKPKTKKLACIITLKKKKTTSLGLASLCHNYGADEEE; translated from the coding sequence ATGGGTGAAAGAAAAGGCTTGAACAAATACTATCCACCAAACTTTGATCCGAAGCAGATTCCTCGGATCCGAAAACCTAAGAATCAGCAAAGGAAGATTCGTTCGATGGTTCCATTACGTATTCGATGCAACACCTGTGGGAATTACATGTCGGAAGGTACCAAAATCAATTGCCGTGAAGAAAACGTAATCGGAGAAACCTACTTAGGGATCAAAATCCATAGGTTTTACTTCAAGTGCAGTAAGTGTTGCACCGAGCTGATATTGAAGACTGATCCAAAGAATTCGAGTTATGTAGCCGAATCAGGTGCAACTTGTGTTTATGATCAAcacgaggaggaggagcaagCCGAGGACGGTGGGGATAGGATGAGTTCTTTAGAGAAGAGAACTTTGGTTTCGAAAAGAGAGGTTGATGTAATGGCTGCACTTGATGAGATGAAATCTATGAAATCTAGACGCGTATCGGTGAGTGTAGACTCTATGCTTGAGGATTTGAGTAAAagacacaaagaagaagaagaagttgcaAAGGAGGAAGATGCAGCGTTGATAAAGTCTACCAAATTTGGTAAGCAGAGGAGGATTGTCGACGAAGAAACTGATGAgatggagaagacgaagaaagtAAGAATGGAGGCAGTAGATGAGAAGAAACCTAAGACTAAGAAACTTGCTTGCATTATaaccttgaagaagaagaagacaacaagttTGGGACTCGCATCACTATGCCACAACTATGGtgctgatgaagaagagtga
- a CDS encoding Ribosomal protein L7Ae/L30e/S12e/Gadd45 family protein (Ribosomal protein L7Ae/L30e/S12e/Gadd45 family protein; FUNCTIONS IN: structural constituent of ribosome; INVOLVED IN: translation; LOCATED IN: cytosolic small ribosomal subunit, cytosolic ribosome, nucleus; EXPRESSED IN: 22 plant structures; EXPRESSED DURING: 13 growth stages; CONTAINS InterPro DOMAIN/s: Ribosomal protein S12e (InterPro:IPR000530), Ribosomal protein L7Ae/L30e/S12e/Gadd45 (InterPro:IPR004038); BEST Arabidopsis thaliana protein match is: Ribosomal protein L7Ae/L30e/S12e/Gadd45 family protein (TAIR:AT1G15930.1); Has 949 Blast hits to 949 proteins in 327 species: Archae - 187; Bacteria - 0; Metazoa - 311; Fungi - 169; Plants - 131; Viruses - 0; Other Eukaryotes - 151 (source: NCBI BLink).) — protein sequence MSGDEAVAAPVVPPVAEAAVIPEDMDVSTALELTVRKSRAYGGVVRGLHESAKLIEKRNAQLCVLAEDCNQPDYVKLVKALCADHSIKLLTVPSAKTLGEWAGLCKIDSEGNARKVVGCSCLVIKDFGEETTALNIVKKHLDSN from the exons ATGTCAGG tGATGAGGCTGTTGCTGCTCCTGTGGTTCCTCCTGTTGCTGAGGCAGCAGTGATCCCAGAGGACATGGATGTGAGTACTGCATTGGAGTTGACTGTAAGGAAATCTCGTGCTTATGGTGGTGTTGTTCGTGGTCTCCATGAAAGCGCTAAGCTTATTGAGAAGCGTAATGCTCAGCTCTGTGTCCTGGCTGAAGATTGCAACCAACCTGATTATGTCAAGCTTGTTAAAGCTCTTTGCGCTGACCACAGCATCAAATTGCTTACTGTTCCAAGTGCCAAAACACTCGGCGAATGGGCTGGT CTTTGCAAGATTGATTCTGAGGGCAATGCAAGGAAGGTTGTTGGATGCTCATGTCTCGTGATCAAG GATTTCGGTGAGGAGACAACTGCACTAAACATTGTCAAGAAGCATCTTGATTCTAACTAA
- a CDS encoding Acyl-CoA N-acyltransferases (NAT) superfamily protein (Acyl-CoA N-acyltransferases (NAT) superfamily protein; FUNCTIONS IN: N-acetyltransferase activity; INVOLVED IN: metabolic process; LOCATED IN: cellular_component unknown; EXPRESSED IN: 12 plant structures; EXPRESSED DURING: 8 growth stages; CONTAINS InterPro DOMAIN/s: GCN5-related N-acetyltransferase, C-terminal (InterPro:IPR022610), GCN5-related N-acetyltransferase (InterPro:IPR000182), Acyl-CoA N-acyltransferase (InterPro:IPR016181); BEST Arabidopsis thaliana protein match is: Acyl-CoA N-acyltransferases (NAT) superfamily protein (TAIR:AT2G32020.1); Has 9856 Blast hits to 9837 proteins in 1766 species: Archae - 84; Bacteria - 9082; Metazoa - 1; Fungi - 109; Plants - 131; Viruses - 3; Other Eukaryotes - 446 (source: NCBI BLink).) — protein sequence MEMDSTTTIKPETLSTVSSSPPEKIHLRPMTLSDVDDFMVWATDSNVTRFCTWEPYTSREAAIAYLNDALLPHPWLRAICLDNDRPIGSISVTPVDEIRGEIGYVLGSKYWGKGIATEAVRLVAGEIFKEKPEMQRLEALVDVDNVGSQKVLEKVGFVKEGVMRKFMYLKGNVRDMVMFSFLPSDSLH from the coding sequence atggaGATGGACTCAACTACTACGATCAAACCGGAGACCCTATCCACCGTGAGTTCCTCACCTCCGGAGAAAATCCATCTCCGGCCAATGACTCTTTCCGACGTCGACGATTTCATGGTTTGGGCCACTGACTCAAACGTCACACGCTTTTGCACGTGGGAGCCTTACACTAGCCGAGAAGCCGCGATCGCGTACTTAAACGACGCTCTTTTGCCACACCCTTGGCTTAGAGCTATATGCTTAGATAACGACCGTCCGATTGGCTCGATCTCCGTAACGCCAGTCGATGAGATCAGAGGAGAGATTGGTTATGTCCTCGGAAGCAAGTATTGGGGGAAAGGGATCGCCACTGAAGCGGTGAGGCTTGTGGCGGGGGAGATATTCAAGGAGAAGCCAGAGATGCAGAGGCTTGAGGCACTTGTTGACGTTGACAATGTTGGATCTCAAAAGGTTCTTGAAAAAGTTGGGTTTGTGAAAGAAGGTGTGATGAGGAAATTTATGTATCTTAAAGGAAATGTTAGAGATATGGTCATGTTTAGTTTCTTGCCTTCTGATTCGTTGCACTGA
- the CVL1 gene encoding CVP2 like 1 — protein MRDDKTKKSKLSWSKKMVRKWFNIKSKTEKFQADVSLPQGVEVEHRNSFSEREPCTIKKSKTEKLNKNWEQQARQRKMNYENPRIIDVQNHSIFVATWNVAGRSPPEDLNLDEWLHSSAPADIYVLGFQEIVPLNAGNVLGAEDNGPAKKWHSLIRKTLNNLPGASSACHTPSPIPVPIAEIDADFSGSSRQKNETFFNRRSFQTPSVWSMEENDPSISQPRLDRRFSVCDRVFFSHRPSDFDPSFRCGHRPSDYSRRPSDYSRPSDYYSRPSNYSRPSDVSRWGSSDDDNGPGDSPSTFLNSPGSFLGSAANENGYRTPWNSSQYCLVASKQMVGIFLTIWVKSELREHVKNMKVSCVGRGLMGYLGNKGSISISMLLHQTSFCFVCTHLTSGQKEGDELRRNSDVMEILKKTRFPRVQSSADEKSPENILQHDRVIWLGDLNYRIALSYRSAKALVEMQNWRALLENDQLRIEQKRGHVFKGWNEGKIYFPPTYKYSNNSDRYAGGDLHPKEKRRTPAWCDRILWHGEGLHQLSYVRGESRFSDHRPVYGIFSAEVESNHKRSKRTNSHSTARVEAEELLPYARGYTELTFF, from the exons ATGAGAGACgataaaaccaagaaaagcaag TTGTCATGGTCCAAGAAGATGGTGAGGAAATGGTTCAACATCAAAAGCAAAACTGAAAAGTTTCAAGCAGATGTTTCTCTTCCTCAAG GAGTTGAAGTTGAGCACAGAAACAGCTTCTCAGAGAGAGAGCCCTGCACAATCAAGAAGAGCAAAACTG AAAAACTCAATAAGAACTGGGAGCAGCAAGCTAGACAAAGGAAAATGAACTATGAAAATCCCAGAATCATTGATGTCCAAAACCACAg CATCTTCGTAGCTACATGGAACGTTGCTGGACGCTCTCCTCCTGAAGATTTAAACCTCGACGAATGGCTTCATTCTTCAGCTCCTGCAGATATATACGTTCTCGG GTTCCAAGAGATTGTTCCTCTTAATGCTGGTAATGTTCTTGGAGCTGAAGACAATGGTCCTGCTAAGAAATGGCATTCACTCATCAGGAAAACGCTCAATAACCTTCCCGGAGCAAGCAGTGCATGCCATACTCCATCGCCTATTCCTGTCCCCATTGCAGAGATTGATGCTGACTTCTCAGGATCTTCAAGGCAAAAGAACGAGACTTTCTTCAACAGAAGATCTTTCCAGACGCCGAGCGTATGGAGTATGGAGGAGAATGACCCTTCGATCTCACAACCACGGCTTGACCGTCGTTTCAGCGTGTGTGATCGCGTATTCTTCAGTCATAGACCAAGTGATTTTGACCCGAGCTTCAGGTGTGGTCACAGGCCTAGTGATTACTCAAGAAGGCCTAGTGATTACTCTAGACCGAGTGATTATTACTCTAGGCCGAGTAACTATTCTCGGCCTAGTGATGTTTCCAGGTGGGGCTCCTCGGATGATGATAACGGCCCAGGGGATTCTCCAAGCACATTTTTGAATTCACCGGGGTCATTTCTTGGTTCTGCAGCAAACGAAAACGGTTACAGAACCCCGTGGAACTCATCGCAGTACTGTTTGGTCGCAAGTAAACAGATGGTTGGTATCTTTTTAACCATTTGGGTGAAAAGCGAGTTACGAGAACACGTCAAGAACATGAAAGTATCTTGTGTTGGTAGAGGATTAATGGGTTATCTCGGAAATAAG GGATCAATCTCAATTAGTATGTTGCTTCATCAAACAAGCTTCTGCTTTGTGTGCACCCATTTGACCTCGGGACAAAAAGAAGGTGATGAGCTAAGGAGAAACTCCGATGTCATGGAGATACTCAAGAAAACAAGGTTTCCTCGAGTCCAGAGTTCTGCGGACGAGAAGTCCCCTGAGAATATCCTTCAGCATGA TCGGGTAATATGGCTCGGGGATCTGAACTACCGAATAGCACTCTCTTACCGATCCGCAAAAGCACTTGTCGAGATGCAAAACTGGAGGGCATTACTAGAGAACGATCAG TTACGGATAGAGCAGAAACGAGGACATGTGTTTAAAGGATGGAACGAAGGAAAGATATACTTCCCACCAACTTACAAATACTCAAATAACTCGGATAGATATGCAGGAGGTGATTTGCATCCAAAGGAGAAACGTCGTACTCCTGCTTG GTGTGATCGAATACTATGGCATGGAGAAGGACTACATCAGTTATCTTATGTAAGAGGGGAGTCACGGTTTTCTGATCATAGACCGGTTTATGGCATATTCAGCGCAGAGGTTGAGTCAAATCACAAGAGATCAAAGCGAACCAATAGTCACTCCACTGCACGGGTCGAAGCTGAAGAACTCTTACCTTACGCCCGCGGATACACCGAGCTAacatttttctaa
- a CDS encoding Major facilitator superfamily protein (Major facilitator superfamily protein; FUNCTIONS IN: folic acid transporter activity, 5-formyltetrahydrofolate transporter activity, transporter activity; INVOLVED IN: transport; LOCATED IN: membrane, chloroplast envelope; EXPRESSED IN: 25 plant structures; EXPRESSED DURING: 15 growth stages; CONTAINS InterPro DOMAIN/s: Major facilitator superfamily, general substrate transporter (InterPro:IPR016196), Biopterin transport-related protein BT1 (InterPro:IPR004324); BEST Arabidopsis thaliana protein match is: Major facilitator superfamily protein (TAIR:AT5G25050.1); Has 2017 Blast hits to 1915 proteins in 421 species: Archae - 4; Bacteria - 671; Metazoa - 3; Fungi - 33; Plants - 272; Viruses - 0; Other Eukaryotes - 1034 (source: NCBI BLink).), which translates to MASRSLFSISISPSQFTVLPSINNERRRLAIAARSHRLSRRKIRKRPPDRDMSSIVSIPELPRRRDSEESLLLDSRISVAEGDTSNTDVEGDRDTTSSIRTQPPPRKGRNLSSSRIKFYGVELSPDNVAVAMVYFVQGVLGLARLAVSFYLKDDLHLDPAETAVITGLSSLPWLVKPLYGFISDSVPLFGYRRRSYLVLSGLLGAFSWSLMAGFVDSKYSAAFCILLGSLSVAFSDVVVDSMVVERARGESQSVSGSLQSLCWGSSAFGGIVSSYFSGSLVESYGVRFVFGVTALLPLITSAVAVLVNEQRVVRPASGQKENITLLSPGFLQTSKQNMIQLWGAIKQPNVFLPTLFIFLWQATPHSDSAMFYFTTNKLGFTPEFLGRVKLVTSIASLLGVGLYNGFLKTVPLRKIFLVTTIFGTGLGMTQVILVSGFNRQLGISDEWFAIGDSLILTVLAQASFMPVLVLAARLCPEGMEATLFATLMSISNGGSVLGGLMGAGLTQAFGITRDSFGNLSTLIILCNLSSLLPLPLLGLLPRDSPDTLTKDDADVEMKSN; encoded by the exons ATGGCGAGTCGCTCTCTTTTCTCTATCTCAATCTCACCTTCTCAATTTACAGTTTTGCCATCCATCAACAACGAGAGACGACGCCTTGCTATCGCCGCTCGATCTCACCGACTATCACGCCGGAAGATTCGTAAGAGACCTCCTGATAGAGATATGTCCTCCATAGTTTCAATCCCGGAGCTTCCTCGCCGGCGGGATTCTGAGGAAAGCCTGCTTTTAGATTCTCGAATCA GTGTAGCTGAAGGAGATACATCGAATACAGATGTAGAAGGAGACAGAGATACTACTTCTAGTATTAGAACACAGCCTCCCCCTCGTAAAGGAAGAAATCTTAGTAGCAGCAGAATCAAATTCTACGGTGTTGAATTATCACCAGATAATGTTGCTGTAGCAATGGTGTATTTTGTTCAAGGTGTTTTAGGACTCGCTAGGCTCGCTGTTAGTTTCTATTTAAAAGATGACTTGCATCTTGATCCTGCTGAG ACAGCTGTGATAACGGGTCTTTCTTCATTGCCGTGGCTTGTTAAGCCTCTCTATGGTTTTATCAG TGATTCAGTGCCTCTATTTGGTTATCGAAGGAGGTCATATCTAGTTCTCTCGGGACTTCTTGGTGCATTTTCTTGGAGTTTGATGGCTGGTTTTGTTGACAGTAAATATAGTGCTGCTTTTTGTATACTTCTCGGTTCCCTCTCTGTCGCCTTTTCTGATGTT GTAGTAGACTCAATGGTAGTGGAACGGGCTCGTGGTGAGTCACAAAGCGTGTCAGGATCGCTGCAGTCTTTGTGCTGGGGATCCTCAGCTTTTGGTGGAATTGTGAGTTCCTACTTTAGCGGCTCCCTGGTGGAGTCATATGGTGTGAG GTTTGTATTTGGGGTGACAGCTTTACTACCCTTGATAACTTCAGCAGTTGCTGTTCTCGTGAATGAACAACGTGTGGTCAGACCAGCATCAGGGCAGAAAGAGAATATAACGCTGCTCAGTCCTGGTTTTCTTCAGACCTCAAAGCAGAACATGATTCAGCTATGGGGTGCCATTAAGCAACCGAATGTTTTTCTCCCCACCTTATTTATATTCTTATGGCAAGCCACACCACACTCAGATTCTGCAATGTTTTACTTCAC AACGAACAAACTCGGTTTTACCCCGGAGTTTCTGGGACGAGTTAAACTTGTGACCTCAATTGCCTCATTGCTTGGAGTAGGACTGTACAATGGATTCCTGAAGACTGTTCCATTGAGAAAAATCTTTCTCGTGACGACAATTTTTGGCACGGGTCTTGGGATGACTCAG GTTATCCTCGTGTCAGGTTTTAACAGACAGTTGGGGATTAGCGACGAATGGTTTGCTATAGGAGACTCTCTAATCCTAACAGTCCTTGCTCAG GCTTCATTCATGCCGGTTCTTGTGTTAGCAGCGAGATTATGTCCAGAAGGAATGGAAGCAACTCTGTTCGCTACACTCATGTCAATCTCTAACGGAGGCAGTGTTCTAGGTGGGCTTATGGGTGCAGGACTGACTCAAGCATTCGGCATTACAAGAGACAGTTTTGGTAACTTATCAACACTTATTATCCTCTGCAATCTTAGCTCATTGCTCCCTCTGCCTCTTCTCGGTCTTTTACCGCGAGATTCTCCAGATACTCTTACTAAAGATGACGCAGACGTTGAGATGAAGTCCAAttaa